The sequence GTAAGACATTTACAAATGAAACTTATTCCCCTTATAAATCCAATCCAATCTCAGtctctttttattctgttttgttctATATAATGTATAAACCATTCCTGATATTGCAATGCTTAATACATGACATGATGAGGTTAAAGGCTTCCTTATACCTCACCTGCTCACtcacttttgtactttttttgtgAAAGTTGTGCTTATATCAATTGTAATTTCTCATGTGCAAACactaatgaaataaaagtaaaataaaaaatgtacaggTCAAAATGTAACACTGAGGACAACTGCACTATTTCTAAACTGAGAAAGCTTTAGTTTAACAGCAGCAGCCTTTTTGTAAAATCTATTATATTGAACTTTAATTTTACTTGTCTGCCCACATGCTTATTCTCGTTTTCTACAGCTCTCTTGCACATATTTGAATACACATGTGGCATTATGCCAAAAATGATAGAGTAAGACAACATTCTTGCACTTGCAAAACATGCACAGCAGTAGGTCAGAGAGCTGTTCAATGATATATTAAACGTGCTTCTCACAGCATTTTGCTTCCCGTTCTCAGGTGTGCATAATGTGAACAGACTAGTCATCTTGATAGTAGCCATGATAATTAGGTACtcactgggcctcattcaccaaccatCCTTAAGAGGAAATTTGTTCTGAAAACCCACTTAGGCAGATTTTGAGAAGATTCTGACATACACCAaagttttcttatctgtgatTTGTTCATGACTAGGAGTTAAATCTGAGAACACTCAAGAGTACCCTTACACACATTTTAGTGCTGATATGAAAGGCTAAATttttatccaccttattcctgggggcTCTTCTGTAGATTTGGTTTCCAATGATACAGTGgaggtagaaaaaaataatttctcaaGTAGCTAAGCATGCTGTCTTAACACCATCAGTGGTTGATTACACCCTCAATTTACCTAAcactgcttcattttttaaacaagaaaaataaactaaattttaTCAAAAGTTGTAAGTTAAAGTTATATCAGAGTAATGGTACCCAAGACCTACAATAAATGGTGTTCTATCATTTAACAGTGTCAGCTTTTAGGATAAGTGGAGGTCAACATCAACTCATATTTATTTTGAACAAAAGCCCACTATCTGAAAGACTGATACTATCCAGTTTATGTCTTTGTGGCATACATCTAATCCTGTCACCAGCATGTAATAGAACTATTATTAAATCtgcctttttcagttttgttttgggcAGCTAAACATCCACTTTAGATTGGTCTAGGCCCAAGTATTTCCTGTTCTTGGAGTCCAGAGCATgatgtactgtatatatttttaaaattttggacATTACTGACATCTCCCTActtctttttcacttttgtgtGTCACACAGCTCTACAATGTCATGCTATTAAATTGGCATAAAAGGGGAATTTTTATgcgaaattgaaaaaaatacaccTGAGTTTCCAGCTTATGGGTACATGGTATCCATCAATTTAGGAAACTCAGGGGAGAACAATTCAACAGTTTCAGAAATAATCATGGATCTGATTTAAGTTTCTCTTAGGGACTTTTCAAAGAATACATTTCACTAAAGTCTTAAGAGGATATTGGTGAATAAGGTAGTTATCAGCCTAAACATACACAGCATGCATCTCAACCTTCTTTCTGTAAAATGAAGTACAAACTTAGTTAAGATGACAGAAGTAAAAGTACCATTAATGGCAAATTGTAGACACTCCTCTCGGCTCATGTCTGGTCTATATTTGGCGTCAACATAGCCGTAGATGTAGGTGCTGCCTGAGCCACCGATCATAACCGGCTGCCTGACCAACATCCCACCAAGAGACACGACATACACCTGAGGAtagaggatggaggaggtgcatttttttttagaacagtGGACTGAAAACATTAAGCAATCATCAATGTTTctgattttgcacattttttaaaccctCCACCTACCTGTGCTCCTTTCTTCCTGTCCCAGCCTGCTGTGATAAAACCAGCCTGAAGCTcgtctttgtttttgtaacaCAACTCTTTCAGCACTGATGCTGCTGATATTACTAGAGGGGGGGTCTCCATCTGGATACTATGGGTCAAGGGGggcacagagagaaaacaggcAGTTTCAGGGTTGATGTTCGAGCTTCAATCAAAagcctttcattttaacatttaatgtgCTGGATTCTGAAACTATTCTGAGCAGAGTAAATATCTATACAGTGTGTGTGAAACAGCTGCCACACATTCAGTAAGCTTACACACACCAAACTCTGTACTTGATGAAAGAATAAAGTTTGACTTAAAAGTTGTTGGACATAACTTACTGTGTTTAGCAAAATATATTCTCGCTGTGAGATGTGATGTGAAAATGTTTTCCCCGTGTGCATGCTTGTTTAAGATACAGTTATATATTTATCACCTGTGGAAGGACAGATGAAATTTTGCTGCCTTGGTGACAGCCTGAGCATCAGCAAGTGAGCCAGCCATGCAGCAGAAGATCCGGTCATGAACCTGGATCACCTTGTTGATGGTCTTTGATGAAACATATTCACTggagaaagaggcaaaaaaagtgttaaaattattCTCAATTTGTCAAGTCACTTGCTCTTTTATGCATTTCATGGGAAATGCTTACAGAAATATCACTTTCAACTCTGAATCATTAGTCCATATTTAAAGGTCCTGATAAAATCATCTACCTTGCATGCTCAgttttgtgtctgtgtctcATCTTGAGTTTGAGTCGTTTCTTAAACATCACTATCTTCAAGTTTCTGTGATTAAACCAGTTCGGTATAAGACAGCTTTAGTGATTTTTTCCAGCATCCTCACCCTCCAATAGAAGCCCTGGAGTCTGACCCAATCACGACCCCTCCATCAAAAGTGGCTGCCAGGATGGTGGTCTGTGGGAGAGAGGTCGAGAGGTGATGAGTTTTTCTGCTCCAGTATTTCAGAGAAAACTTTTACTCAGATATGGCAGAAGAAGTTTTCTCTGTAgtcagacaggaaaaaaaaaacactcaaactcAAAGCACCACAGACAGGCACCATTTTTTCCCTCATGGCTTTATGTCTGACTGAGACAGCAATGAATTCTGGGATACAGAGTTCTTTGCAGCAACGATTTTTACAGCGATATTGACCGAACTCAAAAGATTAGCAAGTCGCTTTCTGTGTTGAAATATGACAAATTCACCCACTCACAGCATACAGATAAATAATATACTGACAAGAAAGCACGCAGAAGGCCGGGAgatatcattttaatttgtgttaCGTTACTCCTATGGTAAAGCATCACCTGTTCCTGTTTTTATCACAGTGCCCTTAAAAGTTTATATTGCCACTATACCAGTGAATTTGTACGGATTTACTCACCCCTGTGCTGACTCCTTTGACTCGTGTGTCCGCGTAGTGTTTCTCCATTTTCTCTCCAAAATCGAAAGGAAAAAGGAGAGCTGACGCTGAGAACAGCGACCTCAGGCGCACCCAGACGCACAGAGACGCCGCAGACACATCCACAATGGCGCTATCAAATGTCTTCGAACCCCCAGCAGCCGGCTTTAATTTCGACAACGCAGCGAGGTATGGGCTTCTGTTTGTGTcttaagcaacaaaaaatataaatgatatCAAGAATGGTCAAATATGCCCTATTTTGTTCGGAGCGTACTCGGTGATCAAAAGTGAAAGTAACTTTTTCCTCATTGTGAGTTTTATTAATCAAACAATAGTGATGACGTGTGCCCAggtatatatttttaacaagTTATAAATTCATGTCTAATGCACCTCTTCTCTGTGACCCCTCATCCCTCTCTGTAGAAATGCTGCTTTAGAGGGTCTGTTTGAAGGAGGAAAGAAGCCTAAAGCTCTGAAAACAGGCACAACGATTGCAGGAGTGGTGTTCAAGGCGAGTATACACTGACAACACAAAGTGATGTTCTGAATTTCACCCCATAAACTATTAATTGGCTTCTATTTGCCACTTGGAGCATGTCAGGTAGTTCCCCCAAACTCTTCCAGAATAATAACTGTAACATAACACAAAAAGTAGTTAAATGCTGTAATATCTTGAATTTTAGCtgaaaatctgtacattttttaaaattgaaaattattttacagtatttcagaccCAAAGGCCCATGTCAGCTtcaaaaaagcatgaaaaacatAAGAAACTTAATTACAACACaacaataaaaggataaaatcaCTACAGTTCACTGTTTTTCAGTAATTAAAACAGACATTTGCCTCATTGTCTCAAGTAACAAGACAAAATCCTTGTACCACTGATTGTGGGCTGAgtaatcaacatttttatttatttttctgaaccAATTTATTAGCAgattaataaaatataaaataaatatacatttctCACTTACTGTAACTGCACCACAAGTGAGTGGTATGAAGTGGATTACAGTAAGATGTAAAAAGCTCTGCTTTAACATTTTCCAAACACATTAGAAATGTGTACTGCAGCATATTAAGTTGCGTATACAGCACTAATGctgcacatcatcatcacctgAAGTTATTCCTTATTATATGACCCAAATATTACCTCTGCATACTGCATTAAGAGCCTCACCAGTGTTAAATAAGGACAGAAAATTATACTTTTGATCATCTTCAGCTTTTACTTATGGCACTTTTTTATTGCAATTATAAGTTTACTATCATAATGTACACCATAAGCAGAACAGATTCTGAGAAGATGCTGTAAGCCAGCACCGTAAGATGACAGGATTACCAAGTCATCAACGTACGTCAGATAGTAAACATAATCAGTGAACATGAGAGGGAGTGTTTGATAAAGTCTCCATTTGTCCCTGTGTTgacaaaatgtattttcctGTCAAAGGCATTAGCAACATTAATGCTTAAACTGATCAAATTTACCACATCACAGTAGTTTAAAAGCTCTACTATTAATTATGATCTTGATTTAATAGGTGATTGAGACAtggctctgttttttttaaatgtccagcAGTGATAGGCCATTCCAGCTGCTGTTTTACTGTCTTACTCACTGTCTTATATCCATTTTTAACAAGACAATAATTGGACACAGGTTTTTATTCAAGAGTGTAATAACTCTCAGAAACACATCTTATATGTGAAACTTCTTCTATGTTTTGTACAGTTTAAGTCATTTTCTGACATGAGTGTCCCAGCTTATAGCTCCACAGGACCAACTGAGACCAGAAGTGTATCTGTGTGAGAATAAAACCAGGCTGTTGTTATAATGTATATCAGGCAGACAAAGTAATCTGATTGATAAAACTTATCCTGATTCTTCCGTGTTGCTACAGGATGGGGTGGTGCTGGGAGCAGACACCAGAGCGACATCCAGCGAAGTGGTTGCTGACAAGATGTGTGCCAAAATCCATTATATTTCTCCCAATATATAGTAAGTTTTTGAATGGTGCATTAAAGCCAGGAGTAGAGAAATCTAACTCCAGATATGCTCTCTGTTATTACTCCAGGATGtatgatgtgattttttttcctggtttgctGCACATTCAAACATGAATAGCCTTCTATACTTACAACAAAATCACTGAGAATAATTAAAGGTAGAAAGTGAATAGTCCTGTAGCACTGTCTTGttcaaagcagaaaaaaacaccaacttaaagaaaaagagagcaaaTAAGCATCCTGACTGGGTATGGCTTTCAAAGCCTTTTCAACAGGAGGTCACCAGCAGTTTTAAGAGATTTGCAGAACTAAATGATCACAGTAGTCTTCTCTTAGCGCTCTGCTCTTCCTTGATTCAGCATCAACCTTCATTCATAAAGGAACAGAATGAGAAAACAGAGGTAACTCACTCTAAAAGGGGGCCCTCAGCCACTGAGAAAAAGTTGTGTGAATTTAACAACACTTAAAAATACTTATTGGTTAAAGCTATTGCTGCTAACAAAGGTAAGTCTACACATGGTATTAGAGCTCTTCAACTATTAGAAACGTGTTTCTCATTtagacaaaaaacataaaacatacaaTGACTGTGCAAAACATACATAAAGCTAGAGCTAATTTTACTTTGggtgatttaaaataaagtacAAAAAGCCCCAAATCTCTTACATCCTCCCCTGCATAAAAGTCCAACTAGGTACAATCCAGATGTCTGGTGGAGTAAGGGGCATTCAGGGATGTGTGTTCATGGGAGCATCATCCTGAACCAgaataacaaaaacataatAACAAATAATAATGAATATTTCAATCATGTATTGATCAACTTAATGTGTGTAGCTGATAAACATTTCATTCCTTTTCCATAGCTGTTGTGGAGCAGGTACAGCCGCAGACACAGAAAAAACCACAGATCTACTCTCCTCCAACCTCAGCATCTTCTCTCTGAACAGCGGGAGGAACCCTCGTGTCATTATGGCCGTCAACATACTTCAGGATATGCTGTACAGGTTTGTTGGACACTAATCTGACCTTAAATTTGAGGTTGTGTGAATAATTTAAAGGCTATAATCATGAATAAAGAATAGTATTAATCAGAATTCATGTGGTTTGATCTCTTGGTCCTCAGGTATCATGGTCAAATTGGTGCCAGTCTCATTCTGGGAGGTGTTGATTGCACTGGGAACCACCTGTACACAGTGGGACCTTATGGGAGTGTAAATACGATGCCTTACCTTGCAATGGGTATGCAAATGATTGTTTTCGTAACTTAACTCTACAATTTTTGTGTTACAGCAAGTCAAATAAAGATCTGAATTCAAAAACAAGGGCTGAGTAAATATACAGTACATATGAAAAACTGGTGTACAGTCAGGTGGCCCATATATGCTGCTGCCCTCTTAGTAGCATGCCATCAGCCAAGGCACATTTCAGTATACTAAGGGCAGATACTGCTAAAGTAATTGCACATGCCATACTATGCCATCTGACTCTTTTTGACCACCCCATTTGACTCTTTTGGTTGTACAgtttttttgcagaattgtttctTTAATGTTCTTTTTCTGGGTACTCAACTTTCTTGGATGCTTTTTCTCTGTTGCATCAAATTTCATCAACACATGATTaattttatatgaaaatataaTAATGATGGTTCAGGGATTTCACAATTCAAGTATCATgatgtgcattttaatgtacTTCATCTAGCACTTTATTctgaatatatatatttttataagacttcatattatgtctgtgcaggATCTGGGGATCTGGCTGCTCTTGGAATTCTAGAGGATGGGTTCAGGCCCAACATGGAGGTAAGTCTGGACCACTGGGGGGGGGGCACAAGGGAACAATAAATGGGCACCACTGCTTGTCAAAGTGCCAAACAAACATGAAGTTTCCTTCCTAGTGCATTGCGCTTTGTGCTaaataaaacctgaaaatgttaaagtgtttgGAAGTTTTtacaaatgggttttaagatTGATAGTTGCttttgtattctgttttatgttttgtttttattttatatattatttctTCAATTTATCACAAACTCTCATAGCTGGAGAAGGCAAAAGAGCTTGTGCGTGTTGCCATCCAAGCTGGAATCATGAATGACCTTGCTTCAGGTCACAACATTGACATATGTGTCATCACCAAAGAAGGAGTGGACTACATCAGACCTTATCAGGAGTCAGAGTTCAAAGACATCAGGTATGACAGGATGACACTGTCGCTATCCAAGATTTCTAGACAGATTAATTTCAAAAGTAATGCTGAATTtactatctatttatctatctgtctgtctgtctgtctgtcaggaaAACAAAATATAGATACCGCCATGGCACTACACCAGTTCTATCTGAAAAAGTCACCCCGTTGAAGTTGGAAGTCGTGCAGGAGACGGTACAACAGATGGACACAGCCTGATACTAAACACAACAGTTCCATCACATTTTACCGTAACACAactgttgattttatttcactactttaCCCTAGATAAGTTCATCTGTTTAATAAACATCTCAGATATTTTCTTGGCATTGTCATTATGATTTCAACTCTGCTCTGCAGCCCCACTGTAAGCAGGATGACTTCTACCAGGCCACAGTGGAAACGTTATAATAAGCCTGTTATTAAACTATTTTCACAATGTGTTACCAATAAGAGActctatgtttttgtttttcctaaTGAAGACATTGTATAACAAACATGAGACAAAACCAGAAAACTGAGCATTACATATTGCAAGTTAAAAAATTTATAACAACTGCATTATTAAGACATCATTGGGCCTACTGCATTGAATCATGTATTTTGTTGTAATGAAGTGTATAAACACACATTATTATGAGGTTTACCTCTTCTGGATTGCCCAAACCtgactttttcttctctgtatAAAATTCGTGAAGACAAGTGCCTAAATAAATATAGACAAAAGATGAAGAGATgactttacaaaaataaacttagAATGATCAGAATAAACTTGACATAGGGCAAACAAATTACATCAATGGCTGGAAAATACGTGTAAAACTGGGAAAGCATTTTGTTATTCCAACATGAAAATCATATTAAAAGTTCCTGCATATATGTAggccttttaaaaatatctattgGTCCAAGATTTAATACGTTATTTGAAATTGAATGCAAATACACTGAAGAGTGCCCCATAACCTGTCTATGGCATCTCAGCGTAGAGACTGATGACGTCATTTAAATAAAGCCATCCTATTGGGTTTTGTCCGTTcgaacaagttttttttttttattgaaaattatcattttaaagttttggtgtgttcttttttgtaaaatatatttaaacagTATTGTCATAACACTGCAAGGTTCGCCCCACTGAAACGGAGAATTTGCGTAGTTAACACCGataaatgttgaattttaatAATGAGATGACTGGACTACAAACTGGTTATAAACCCTTTCACTTTCGACTTCTTTGTTACGTACAAGGAAATATCCTTGACGGTTTGTCACACACCGTCGACATTTTTGAAAACTAGAGAACTAAAATATAGAATACACTtcatatatataatttaattaCTATAATAGACGATGGCTCTTTTCGATATTAGTGGTTTTAAGCCTTATTCTGAAATTAGGCGGCAGATTCTTCCAACAGGACAGACGCACCTTGTCGACAGAACCAACCACTACAATTTTGGGACCAAAACTCAAGAGTTTGCTGTACCTTTGGGTGTAGACGTGAGTATCATTCACTTGGTTTTGGTGTTTGGTGAATGAATACAGTGAATCCTATCCGATTAACTTGCTACAAGCAGGAAGTGTACCGCGGTGAGTGACACGCTTTTACGCGTCTTTGGATTTGAGTGCTTGGTGCACTTTGCCTCTTATTACATCTCATGAACATTTATAATAACTTTAACGTGTTATAGTCAAGTATTATGATGTTAGGGTAGCTATTTGACTCTTGGTTTCTCTTTCACAAACATTAAGTGCCATCAAGAGGAATGCGTCCTGCTGAGTCTCTTGTGTCATTCTAGCCTTCAGGGTTTATCAAGTCCTGCAATCGTGATGGAGGGGTGTGTATTGAAATGAACCACGGTACCACTACCTTGGCCTTCAAGTTCAAACATGGAGTCATCGTGGCTGTGGACTCCAGAGCGTCAGCTGGTCGTTATTTAGGTAAATATTCATGTTTGGTAAGAATGCTGTCATCCTGACCATTAGTagctcaggaaaaaaggcaaaactatTTAAGAAGTTGGTATACAAGAAATCTCTACATATTATGTCATTGTCatgtatttatgaaataaagtaaAGAGTTATAGAATGGCCCTGTTAATCATAGTGCCTCATCACTATTACATAAAATGATTATAAGTGTCTCAAAATGGAGGGAAGCTAAGGACTGATGCATTTAAgactagaaaaaaagtggtcagaaaatgtgaaatgaagaGACAAGTGACAATGGTGACTTCCCCCTGGGCTACATCCTAGTGTTTACATAATATTGGCCTCTAATTGTCTCTTTTTCCTAAATGTGTTGCATCTCTGCAGCATCTAATGATGTCAACAAGGTCATAGAGATCAACCCCTACCTCCTGGGCACCATGTCGGGCAGTGCTGCAGACTGCCAGTACTGGGAGAGACTCCTGGCCAAAGAGTGCAGGTGGGTGCAATCAGTAGGTGCATCCTCAGACACAGAGCGTGATGCTGCGATTGGAAATGGGCACACACTCTAAGGCATTTAGAATAAACTTGCACATATAACATCACAGATATTTTTGTGATGGATTTAAGTAAttaatgtgtgtttctgtgattCCCTCTGTGTTTGGTTATTATTTAGCTgttgctttttactttttaaacactatttctttttatgttttattgggGTTTTTTGGATAATGTCATATCTGATGTACACGTAACACTTCAATATGTGAGTTTTAAAATTCACCTTATGAAAGCTGAAATAATTGTAAATTCAtgggtttttatgttttactcTGAGAGTTAAACACAGTTTTTCTGTACTTAGGTGTTCTTTATAAATAAGAAACACTATTCTAGTATAAAGGAATTTTTTACTGAATTGGCAAGCAGCAAGTTAAGGCAAACCCTGGACAATGTGTACGTAGAAATATTTGTTATGAATATTTGTTATAAATTGTTGTTCTCATCctgtattttcttgttttatccAGGCTGTACAGACTGAGAAACAACCACAGGATTTCCGTGGCTGCTGCCTCCAAGCTGCTGTCTAACATGATGCTGGGTTACAGAGGCATGGGTCTCTCTATGGGAAGTATGATCTGTGGATGGGACAAAGAGGTGAGCTGCTGACATGTGTTGATGCACAATAGACCTAGAATCTGCTCTGTTTGGAACCTACAAGATCATATTTTTTCTTGTCAATTTCAGTGAAGTAGCATAAAACATAAGTCCACTTTAGACCAaaggtttgatgagtttgaaaCTCACAGTAGCTTGTGACAGGCTGCGCCACAACACTCTGAAAGCTTACCAGTTCACACCTCTGTATTTAGGAGAGATGATGTATCATTTACAAAACCATGACTCTCATAGTCGCTGAATTTAAAGTAATATAGTTTTAGTTACTGTGTCTCTACATGAAGGACAGTACAGCAGTCTCACTGATGTTCACACACCAGTGGTGCTCACAGAGCAGTCACAGACACTGCAGcacttctctctctccatctctcctttAGTTTAATTCAATTCAAGCTGTTTTAGTTCAGTAAATTTCATGGCATGAACATAAATAAGCAATATTGCTAAAGCATGGTCGTCAAAAGCATCATATAATCAAAAATAAAGTAAGGATGATTCCAATGTAAAAGCAATGCTTATAATCAAATTAATTTGagtaatataataaaaaatgctaaaaacagAAATTGACATTGATTTATGTTGATAAAACACTGTCAGACTTTCTGTTGCTCTCTCTTTGTGTATTTTCTCACAGTTTGACagttcattttttgcagcaggcCTCCTGCTTAGCTGATGGAAGGGGCGGGTGTGCTTTTGGGCTGAAGTTTccatgtaaaactgtattttaaaaaatccccaTGTACACCggcagcccaggttcgaatccggcctgtggccctttgccgcatgcctctcttgtccctgtttctgagtctatccaccatcctcctctatcaatataagacccaaaaataaatctttaaaaaaaatgaaatcatttccAAAAACCACTACTTTTTATCCAATGAAATAGTCTGCTGTGAACACACATTTGTTGGCTTTTATAGCTTGCTTGCAGCATCCTAAAACCAACTGTTGACAGTTTGACAATTGAATCATAGTTCACAATTCCAGCTGCAGCAGCTCAATTCACACTCCTCCAGCTGTTAACTGTGATGTTCTAAAATGGTCATGTTGtgttgagaatcactggtctGAAATAGACTTTTAGGAGTCTGATGACTGTCggatttaacaacaaataaTCCCattatttttcctattttaccATTCACAGCTATTGATGACTCATATGTTGTCAATTTAAAAGGTGGTATATGGCTTTGCAAGCAACAGCTATCCTGTTTGTCAAGATTCatacataaaataacattttttgattAGTTCTTTATGCTAGTTATGCTAACCAAAAAAACTGTTTCATTTTAGACTACATAAAATTTAACTCAAAGgtaattataatgtttttacCCCTGCATGAATGTTCTGTTGTATTCTGCGTAAGGATGCTTATACTAAATGTAAGATAATAACTTTTCTAAACACAtggaaatgatgtttttttccacagggTCCTGGTCTGTATTATGTGGACGATAATGGGACTCGTCTGCCTGGTCGCATGTTCTCTACCGGTTGTGGCAACAGTTATGCCTACGGTGTGGTGGACAGCGGTTATAGAGAAGACATGACAGTGGAGGAGGCATATGAGCTGGGCCGTCGGGGTATTGCTCACGCTACACACAGGGATGCTTACTCTGGAGGGGTGGTCAACAGTGAGTATATCTAGAGCTCTTTATTGGTATTTAGTTTTAGAGTAAAGTTTATAACTCTTGTAAGATGCAAATAGGGATGAACTCATTATGGATACTGATGGCACAACTGATGATAGGAAAAATGTGGATATGTATTTcagttgtgtgtttgtgtttgtgtttgtgtagtgTATCACATGCGTGAGGATGGCTGGATAAAGGTGTGTAAGGAGGATGTATCAGAGTTGATTCATCGCTACAGGAAGGGAATGTTCTGAGCTCAACACCTTTAACGAAGACCTACATCAGAAATCAGCACATGCCCAAATGATGCCTTACTTATTGTAATTTGTTTTTGTAAGCTGATACCTTATTTCAGAAATGAATGATCCTACTTTGTCTGATTTTGTATCAGTGAGAGCCAGTGGAGACGAATGTTGATAAACTTACACATGGTTCATTGTAGTCCTTTATGGTTTGTATTAACCAGGCATCGTCATAacacaaaacttaaaataaaaactattgcTCAACCTCCTGCTCTGTAGTGATATTCATATTGACTGATGTATTATGTTACTTTATGATAGAAAATGTCAGATACATAGCATTCATTTGGAGATGGGGTAATGATCGGGTTAATAACTCTGGACAGTTTAAGAAGTCCTTTTAAACCAAGCAGGACCGTCTTAATTGACACTGCACGGACAATGTTGTGCTGAATTAACAATTCACTAAAATAAAAGGCTCAAATATGCTGTTTGACAACAATCTGTATTCTTGACTTACATTAAAAAGAGCTGTTTTTGAATGATGATTATTTTGCAATGCAGTAGACCAGGGGT comes from Cheilinus undulatus linkage group 16, ASM1832078v1, whole genome shotgun sequence and encodes:
- the psmb12 gene encoding proteasome 20S subunit beta 12, coding for MEKHYADTRVKGVSTGTTILAATFDGGVVIGSDSRASIGGEYVSSKTINKVIQVHDRIFCCMAGSLADAQAVTKAAKFHLSFHSIQMETPPLVISAASVLKELCYKNKDELQAGFITAGWDRKKGAQVYVVSLGGMLVRQPVMIGGSGSTYIYGYVDAKYRPDMSREECLQFAINALALAMGRDNVSGGVAHLAVITETGVEHIVVPGDKLPVFHDE
- the psmb13a gene encoding proteasome 20S subunit beta 13a codes for the protein MALSNVFEPPAAGFNFDNAARNAALEGLFEGGKKPKALKTGTTIAGVVFKDGVVLGADTRATSSEVVADKMCAKIHYISPNIYCCGAGTAADTEKTTDLLSSNLSIFSLNSGRNPRVIMAVNILQDMLYRYHGQIGASLILGGVDCTGNHLYTVGPYGSVNTMPYLAMGSGDLAALGILEDGFRPNMELEKAKELVRVAIQAGIMNDLASGHNIDICVITKEGVDYIRPYQESEFKDIRKTKYRYRHGTTPVLSEKVTPLKLEVVQETVQQMDTA
- the psmb8a gene encoding proteasome subunit beta type-8, which codes for MALFDISGFKPYSEIRRQILPTGQTHLVDRTNHYNFGTKTQEFAVPLGVDPSGFIKSCNRDGGVCIEMNHGTTTLAFKFKHGVIVAVDSRASAGRYLASNDVNKVIEINPYLLGTMSGSAADCQYWERLLAKECRLYRLRNNHRISVAAASKLLSNMMLGYRGMGLSMGSMICGWDKEGPGLYYVDDNGTRLPGRMFSTGCGNSYAYGVVDSGYREDMTVEEAYELGRRGIAHATHRDAYSGGVVNMYHMREDGWIKVCKEDVSELIHRYRKGMF